A section of the Spirosoma pollinicola genome encodes:
- a CDS encoding Gfo/Idh/MocA family protein → MNSPQGANRRNFIKETLATAAGLVVLPSLPIETIGAPAILRTGALGSDTMPVAASRIRFSVIGINHGHIYSQVEAVIRGGGELVSFFAKEADLAAAFAKRYPQAKQAKMDNEILDDKSVQLVLTSGIPEDRAPLGIRVMKAGKDFMSDKPGITTLEQLAEVRKVQKETKRIYSIMYSERLENRATVKAGELVKSGAIGNVIQTIGLGPHRMTPKSRPDWFFDKKQFGGIICDIGSHQFDQFLFFTGSKKADVVASQVGNVHFPQYPKFEDFGDVMLRGDGGMGYIRVDWFTPDGLKSWGDGRLTILGTEGFIELRKNVDPAGREGGNHLIITDNKESRYIDCSKEPLPYGEQLVNDVINRTETAMSQEHCFMATELALRAQKQAQVVNFKK, encoded by the coding sequence ATGAACTCACCGCAAGGCGCAAATCGGCGCAACTTTATTAAGGAAACCCTTGCTACAGCCGCTGGTCTGGTTGTGCTGCCCTCACTTCCTATTGAAACCATTGGCGCTCCTGCTATTCTGCGGACTGGCGCATTGGGGAGCGATACCATGCCTGTAGCCGCATCGCGGATTCGCTTTTCGGTTATCGGGATTAACCACGGTCACATTTATTCGCAGGTCGAAGCCGTAATCCGGGGTGGGGGCGAACTCGTTTCGTTCTTCGCCAAAGAGGCTGATTTAGCCGCAGCTTTTGCCAAGCGATACCCGCAGGCAAAGCAGGCTAAAATGGATAACGAAATTCTGGACGATAAATCCGTTCAGCTTGTTCTTACGTCCGGCATCCCCGAAGATCGGGCACCGCTGGGTATCCGCGTGATGAAGGCCGGGAAGGATTTTATGTCCGACAAACCCGGTATTACGACCCTTGAGCAACTGGCCGAAGTCCGTAAGGTACAGAAAGAGACGAAGCGTATTTACTCGATCATGTACAGCGAACGGCTCGAAAATCGGGCAACGGTTAAGGCGGGCGAACTGGTTAAATCGGGGGCTATTGGCAATGTCATTCAAACCATCGGGCTGGGACCGCACCGCATGACGCCCAAATCGCGCCCGGACTGGTTCTTCGATAAAAAGCAGTTTGGCGGTATCATATGCGATATTGGCTCCCATCAGTTCGATCAGTTTCTGTTCTTTACCGGCTCCAAAAAAGCCGATGTGGTAGCCTCGCAGGTGGGCAATGTTCACTTCCCGCAATACCCGAAGTTTGAAGATTTCGGCGATGTCATGCTCCGGGGTGATGGCGGTATGGGCTACATTCGGGTCGACTGGTTCACCCCCGACGGACTCAAAAGCTGGGGCGATGGTCGCCTGACCATCCTTGGAACGGAGGGTTTTATTGAACTACGCAAAAACGTCGACCCCGCCGGGCGCGAAGGCGGCAATCACCTGATCATCACCGATAATAAAGAATCCCGCTACATCGACTGTAGCAAAGAGCCGCTGCCCTACGGCGAGCAACTGGTAAACGATGTAATCAACCGCACCGAAACGGCCATGTCGCAGGAGCATTGCTTTATGGCTACGGAGCTGGCACTGCGGGCGCAGAAGCAGGCGCAGGTGGTGAATTTTAAGAAGTAG
- a CDS encoding pyridoxal phosphate-dependent decarboxylase family protein, whose protein sequence is MTSPLQQDLADLAALLERAKTESLAYLNALNTLKTSNGSTIDLTDNQLPTQGIGALSAVDAFNERLRQLIVASSGPRYWGFVIGGTTPASIVGDWLATVFDQCSFATAGQGDISATIELETIQLLRQLFNLPDTYLGGFVSGATMSNFTCLTVARQWAGQQLGADIANDGMVPGITVLSAEPHASAVKSLAMLGIGRNNVTRIKYLDGNREAMDVSDLADKLKNLNGQPAILISSAGTVNTVDFDDMVAIGKLKETYKFWWHVDGAFGGFAACSPAYQHLVVGWEQADSITIDCHKWLNVPYDSAIFFMQAKHRQLHVETLQPLNSPYLGDLLTHVNYQTLVPESSRRLRALPAWFSLMAYGKAGYQAIVETNIRLAQSFGEKLANSDVFELLAPVRLNTVCFSLRDAEPEQVKTFLTTLNNTGLVFMTPTVYRGRAGIRAAFVNWRTTDEDVAMVFEEMVK, encoded by the coding sequence ATGACCTCTCCACTACAACAGGATTTGGCTGATCTGGCTGCACTTCTCGAACGGGCAAAGACCGAAAGTTTAGCGTACCTGAACGCGCTCAATACCCTGAAGACAAGTAACGGTTCTACTATCGACCTAACCGACAATCAATTACCGACGCAGGGAATTGGTGCGCTTAGCGCGGTCGATGCATTTAATGAACGGTTGCGGCAACTCATTGTAGCCTCGTCAGGGCCACGCTATTGGGGATTTGTTATTGGCGGCACTACACCGGCCTCTATTGTGGGCGATTGGCTGGCCACCGTTTTCGATCAATGCTCCTTTGCCACGGCGGGACAGGGTGATATTTCGGCAACTATTGAACTGGAAACCATTCAACTCCTGCGGCAACTGTTCAACCTGCCCGATACCTATCTGGGCGGTTTTGTGAGCGGAGCTACCATGTCGAATTTCACCTGCCTGACCGTTGCCCGGCAGTGGGCAGGTCAGCAACTCGGCGCCGACATTGCCAACGATGGTATGGTGCCGGGTATCACGGTCTTATCGGCAGAGCCCCATGCATCGGCGGTCAAGTCGCTGGCGATGCTGGGTATTGGCCGAAACAATGTTACCCGGATCAAGTACCTCGACGGCAATCGGGAAGCTATGGATGTCAGCGATTTAGCCGATAAACTAAAAAACCTCAACGGCCAACCGGCTATTCTGATTTCGAGCGCCGGAACCGTGAATACGGTTGATTTTGACGATATGGTGGCCATTGGTAAGCTAAAAGAAACATATAAATTCTGGTGGCACGTCGATGGTGCATTTGGTGGATTTGCCGCTTGCTCACCAGCCTACCAGCATCTGGTGGTCGGTTGGGAACAAGCCGACAGCATCACCATCGACTGCCACAAATGGCTGAACGTTCCTTACGACAGTGCCATTTTCTTCATGCAGGCAAAACATCGGCAACTACACGTCGAAACCCTACAACCCCTCAACAGTCCCTATCTGGGCGATTTGCTGACGCACGTAAATTACCAGACGCTGGTGCCCGAAAGCTCACGACGATTGCGGGCGTTACCCGCGTGGTTTAGCCTGATGGCGTATGGCAAAGCGGGCTATCAGGCCATTGTAGAAACCAACATCCGGCTGGCTCAGTCCTTCGGTGAGAAACTGGCTAACAGCGACGTTTTCGAACTACTAGCCCCTGTCCGGCTTAATACGGTCTGTTTTTCGTTAAGAGATGCCGAGCCGGAGCAGGTCAAAACCTTTCTGACCACTCTAAACAATACGGGTCTGGTGTTTATGACGCCTACCGTTTACCGGGGCCGCGCGGGTATACGAGCCGCTTTCGTCAACTGGCGCACAACGGATGAGGATGTAGCAATGGTTTTTGAGGAAATGGTGAAGTGA
- a CDS encoding sigma-54-dependent transcriptional regulator → MAATILLIDDEARLRQLLARILQLEGYTILEAENARAGLKVLEREEVQLVISDVKLPDKNGIDLSAQIKELYPATEIIVLTAYGTISDGVTAIKNGAFDYITKGDDNDRIIPLVSRAVEKANLQFRIKQLEQQVSKRYGFERIIGRSKPIHQAIDLARKVAVTDTTVLLTGETGTGKEVFAQAIHQASPRRTGPFVAINCGALGKDILESELFGHRSGAFTGANRDQKGLFAEANKGTIFLDEIGEMPLDLQAKLLRVLETHEFLRVGDTKPTKTDVRVIAATNRGLEEEANAGRFRLDLYYRLSVFSIELPPLRDRRDDISDLANQFAQQEAAKVGKRDVRLSPVFLLKLQNHRWKGNIRELKNVIERAVILADAPSNGPIELTPDLLPYDMQEGLLPNDPTALDLATVEQQHIRRVLRQTNGNKTETARLLGIGLTTLYRKLQEAGIGE, encoded by the coding sequence GTGGCTGCTACGATCTTACTTATTGACGACGAAGCCCGGTTGCGTCAACTCCTTGCCCGGATTCTGCAACTCGAAGGCTATACCATACTGGAAGCCGAAAACGCCCGCGCGGGCCTGAAAGTCCTCGAACGCGAAGAGGTGCAGTTGGTTATCAGCGACGTAAAACTGCCTGATAAAAACGGAATTGACCTCTCCGCACAAATCAAAGAACTCTATCCGGCTACCGAAATTATCGTATTAACGGCCTACGGAACTATTTCAGACGGGGTGACTGCCATCAAAAACGGCGCGTTCGATTACATCACTAAAGGCGATGATAACGACCGGATTATTCCGCTGGTGAGTCGGGCGGTGGAGAAAGCCAACTTACAGTTCAGGATTAAGCAGCTTGAGCAGCAGGTAAGTAAACGGTATGGTTTCGAGCGGATTATTGGCCGGTCGAAACCCATCCATCAAGCCATTGACCTGGCTCGTAAAGTCGCCGTGACCGACACTACCGTGTTGCTGACGGGCGAGACAGGCACCGGCAAAGAAGTTTTTGCGCAGGCTATTCATCAGGCTAGCCCACGCCGAACAGGACCGTTTGTGGCGATCAACTGTGGCGCATTAGGGAAAGATATTCTGGAAAGTGAACTGTTCGGTCACCGCAGTGGGGCGTTCACCGGGGCCAATCGCGATCAGAAAGGGCTCTTCGCCGAAGCCAATAAAGGCACTATTTTTCTGGATGAGATTGGCGAAATGCCACTCGATTTACAAGCAAAACTATTGCGCGTTCTCGAAACGCACGAGTTCCTGCGGGTAGGGGATACAAAGCCCACCAAAACCGATGTTCGGGTCATTGCCGCCACCAACCGGGGGTTGGAGGAGGAAGCTAATGCCGGTCGGTTTCGGCTGGATTTGTATTACCGATTATCGGTGTTCAGTATCGAATTACCACCCCTCCGCGACCGACGTGACGACATTTCTGATTTGGCGAATCAATTTGCCCAGCAGGAAGCGGCCAAAGTTGGGAAACGTGATGTTCGGCTCAGTCCTGTTTTTTTGCTCAAACTACAGAACCACAGGTGGAAAGGCAACATCCGGGAGTTGAAAAATGTCATTGAGCGGGCGGTGATCCTCGCCGACGCACCCAGTAACGGCCCTATTGAACTTACCCCCGATCTATTACCCTACGACATGCAGGAAGGACTATTGCCGAATGACCCTACTGCACTTGATCTAGCCACCGTTGAGCAACAGCACATTCGGCGGGTGCTGCGCCAGACCAACGGCAACAAAACAGAAACCGCCCGGCTGCTGGGTATCGGCTTGACAACACTCTACCGGAAACTTCAGGAAGCGGGGATTGGAGAGTGA
- a CDS encoding potassium-transporting ATPase subunit F yields MLTGLFIIALLVFAYMLYVLIKPENF; encoded by the coding sequence ATGCTCACAGGCTTATTCATCATCGCACTACTGGTCTTCGCGTACATGCTCTATGTACTTATCAAACCAGAGAATTTTTAA
- a CDS encoding toxin-antitoxin system TumE family protein produces MTYDLYSFRHIIVLSSSFEPVNRPEITQVRGQLTLSDQSVLHVRENYIIATGWIDYSYHWQSATHQFIHRWDNAHPVPILETSPHHQHIGSEENVQPAEPMTLEKVLAFIASQLAHPLTSD; encoded by the coding sequence ATGACGTATGATCTTTATTCATTTCGCCATATAATTGTCTTATCATCTTCATTTGAACCAGTAAATCGTCCAGAGATTACGCAGGTGCGGGGTCAACTTACCCTGTCAGACCAGTCCGTTTTACATGTCCGAGAAAATTACATCATTGCTACCGGCTGGATCGACTATTCCTATCACTGGCAGAGCGCTACGCATCAGTTTATTCATCGCTGGGACAATGCCCACCCTGTTCCTATCCTCGAAACTTCACCCCATCATCAGCACATTGGTTCGGAAGAAAATGTCCAGCCCGCAGAGCCCATGACGCTGGAAAAAGTCCTCGCCTTCATCGCCAGCCAGTTAGCTCATCCGCTTACTTCAGACTAA
- the kdpA gene encoding potassium-transporting ATPase subunit KdpA, producing MSTELMGVLVMYGLTVLLAIPMGKYIANVFKPESANGPFERFIYRLGGIDPTREMSWKENLVALLTINVVWLAVAFTLLVLQGILPLNPDGNPSMTPDLAFNTAISFMVNCDLQHYSGESGLTYLTQLFVINFLMFTSAATGIAALLLIVRSFLPKVVDTVGNFYVFFVKAITRILLPVAFIVAVLLVFNGTPASFEGKDSIISMQGDTMAVSRGPAAGMIAIKHVGTNGGGWFGVNSAHPLENPNYFTNMVEMVAQVLLPIAMLFALGFLINRRRFTWVVYGVMTLGMLCLLIPTIVTEVHGNPAIAQMGISQPTGAMEGKEVRFGPMASAYWSIVTTIISTGSVNSMHDSSMALSGTMELLGMMTNAFYGGCGVGFLNYYYYLIIAVFISGLMVGRTPEFFGRKVEAREIKIASIVALLSTLLVKGGTALAVWFFVKYPDASTWTVKPSAWLNNPGSHGFSEILYEFTSANANNGSGFEGLGDNNFFWNYTTGIVLILGRFIPIIGPVAIAGLLARKKYVPESAGTLPTDTGTFGLMTFAVILIITALSFFPALALGPLAEYFSLK from the coding sequence ATGTCAACTGAATTAATGGGTGTTTTGGTCATGTATGGATTAACCGTCCTGCTGGCCATTCCGATGGGCAAGTACATTGCCAACGTCTTTAAACCAGAATCTGCCAACGGACCCTTCGAGCGGTTCATTTATCGCCTTGGGGGGATTGACCCCACCCGCGAAATGAGCTGGAAAGAAAACCTCGTAGCCCTGCTAACGATCAACGTGGTCTGGCTGGCGGTTGCTTTTACGCTACTGGTTTTACAGGGAATCCTGCCGCTTAACCCCGACGGAAATCCGTCCATGACACCCGATCTGGCGTTCAATACGGCCATCAGTTTTATGGTCAACTGCGATTTACAGCACTATTCCGGCGAATCGGGTCTGACCTATCTAACGCAGCTGTTCGTCATCAACTTTCTGATGTTTACGTCGGCAGCAACGGGTATTGCCGCTTTACTGCTGATTGTTCGGTCGTTTCTACCAAAAGTGGTCGATACGGTGGGAAACTTCTATGTCTTCTTTGTAAAGGCCATTACGCGGATTTTATTGCCGGTTGCGTTTATCGTGGCTGTTCTGCTGGTCTTTAACGGAACACCCGCCAGTTTCGAAGGGAAAGACAGCATCATTTCCATGCAGGGCGATACAATGGCGGTTTCGCGCGGACCGGCGGCTGGTATGATTGCGATCAAACACGTAGGCACGAATGGGGGCGGCTGGTTTGGGGTCAACTCAGCGCACCCCCTCGAAAACCCCAACTATTTTACCAACATGGTCGAGATGGTGGCGCAGGTGTTGCTGCCTATTGCCATGCTGTTTGCGCTGGGATTCCTGATCAACCGTCGGCGGTTTACGTGGGTAGTATATGGCGTCATGACACTCGGTATGCTCTGTCTGCTAATTCCCACCATCGTGACCGAAGTACACGGCAACCCGGCCATTGCTCAGATGGGTATTAGCCAGCCAACCGGCGCGATGGAAGGGAAAGAGGTTCGGTTTGGCCCGATGGCATCGGCCTACTGGAGCATCGTAACAACGATCATTTCGACCGGCTCGGTAAACTCCATGCACGATTCGTCGATGGCGCTGTCGGGCACGATGGAATTGCTGGGCATGATGACCAACGCCTTCTATGGTGGTTGTGGCGTCGGCTTCCTGAACTATTACTATTACCTCATCATTGCCGTCTTCATTTCGGGTTTGATGGTGGGGCGGACACCGGAGTTTTTCGGTCGGAAAGTCGAAGCGCGGGAAATCAAGATTGCGTCTATCGTGGCGTTGCTGAGTACGCTGCTGGTAAAAGGAGGTACAGCCCTTGCCGTGTGGTTCTTTGTCAAATACCCCGATGCATCGACCTGGACGGTGAAACCATCGGCCTGGCTCAATAACCCCGGCAGCCATGGTTTCTCGGAGATACTTTATGAATTCACATCGGCGAACGCCAACAACGGATCGGGCTTTGAAGGACTGGGCGACAATAACTTTTTCTGGAATTATACCACGGGCATTGTTCTGATTCTGGGACGCTTTATCCCGATAATTGGTCCCGTTGCGATTGCCGGGTTGCTGGCCCGGAAGAAGTACGTACCGGAATCGGCGGGTACACTGCCGACAGATACGGGCACGTTCGGGCTGATGACCTTCGCAGTGATTCTCATCATTACCGCCCTGTCGTTCTTCCCGGCCCTGGCACTTGGCCCACTGGCCGAATACTTTAGTCTGAAGTAA